One genomic window of Osmia bicornis bicornis chromosome 3, iOsmBic2.1, whole genome shotgun sequence includes the following:
- the LOC114871800 gene encoding serine/threonine-protein phosphatase 6 regulatory ankyrin repeat subunit A isoform X7 produces MSSNSKKTSGGKDDKKNPSSKEDSPVAAKDEAGGSASTGSTGGAGSTDGAQPGSKPGSAGATSREAAQKLLGLAARGEWAPMDQLLKSLEKAVQNVGEDASVAPLTSVMDPATGMTPLMYAVKDNRTGLLDRMIELGADVSARNNDNYNALHIAAMYSREDVVKLLLSKRGVDPYATGGPRQQTAVHLVASRQTGTATSILRALLAAAGRDIRLKVDGKGKIPLLLAVEAGNQSMCRELLSQQAPDQLRATTPTGDSALHLAARRRDIDMVRILVDYGATVDMQNGDGQTALHIASAEGDETLVKYFYGVRASASITDHQDRTPMHLAAENGHASIIELLADKFKASIFERTKDGSTLMHIASLNGHSECATMLFKKGVYLHMPNKRGARSIHTAAKYGHVGIISTLLQRGEKVDATTNDNYTALHIAVENAKPAVVETLLGYGAEVHVRGGKLRETPLHIAARVPDGDRCALMLLKSGAGPNLTTDDGQTPVHVAASHGNLATLKLLLEDGGDPMYKSKQNGETPLHLACRGCKADVARHLIQFVKEKKGQETATSYVNSLTNEGCSALHYAAQIEPSEVETPGDDRAVIRALLEGGADVSLQTKQAQESAFHHCALAGNNEVLSEMISGMSATEVQKALNRQSAVGWTPLLIAAHRGHMELVTTLLANHARVDVFDLEGRSALHLAAEHGYLQVCDALLANKAFINSKSRVGRTALHLAAMNGYSHLVKFLVQDHGAAIDVLTLRKQTPLHLAAGAGQLEVCKLLLELGASIDATDDQGQKPIHAAAMNNYAEVAQLFLQRHPSLVMACTKDGNTCAHIAAMQGSVRVIEELMKFDRQGVISARNKLTEATPLQLAAEGGHAEVVKALVRAGASCADENRAGFTAVHLAAQHGHGQVLEVLRSSQSLRISSKKLGVTALHVAAYFGQADTVRELLTHVPGTVKSDPPTGGSLVGELGSESGMTPLHLAAYSGNENVVRLLLNSAGVQVEAATTENGFNPLHLACFGGHITVVGLLLSRSAELLHSSDRYGKTGLHIAATHGHYQMVEVLLGQGAEINATDKNGWTPLHCAARAGYLDVVKLLVESGASPKSETNLGSAPIWFAASEGHNDVLKYLMEKEHDTYALMEDKRFVYNMMVCSKSNNNKPIEEFVLVSPAPVDTAAKLSNIYMKLSEKEKERAKDLIAAGKQCEAMATELLALAAGADSAGRILTSMDRRNVEFLDVLIENEQKEVIAHTVVQRYLQELWQGSLNWNAFRTILLFIAFLICPPVWVVFALPLGHKYNNVPIIKFMSYLTSHIYLMVFLLLVGIIPIYPVVRASLLPYWYEWCLLVMLSGLLLFELTNPSDKSGLGWIKLAVLLFGVCGVAFHLMGFVVVHRPYWPTLLYLRNQLFALSFLLACVQILDFLSFHHLFGPWAIIIGNLMKDLARFLAVLAIFVFGFSMHFVALNQAFKNQSIQDARIEDRKKKGAFQDVRRHPRKSLHDVDRSSRNVRHASNVIRKHGQSVLA; encoded by the exons ATGAGCAGTAACAGCAAGAAGACGTCGGGTGGGAAGGACGACAAGAAGAATCCGTCGAGCAAAGAGGATAGCCCAGTAGCGGCGAAAGATGAGGCCGGAGGGTCAGCGTCGACGGGGAGCACCGGTGGTGCTGGTAGCACGGATGGAGCGCAGCCTGGAAGTAAACCTGGATCGGCTGGAGCAACTAGCCGGGAAGCAGCTCAAAAACTGCTCGGGCTTGCCGCGCGTGGAGAATGGGCACCGATGGACCAGTTGCTCAAGTCTTTGGAGAAGGCGGTGCAGAACGTCGGGGAGGATGCTTCGGTGGCTCCTCTCACCAGCGTTATGGATCCG GCGACTGGGATGACGCCGTTGATGTACGCTGTAAAAGACAATCGGACCGGATTACTCGACCGTATGATTGAACTGGGAGCGGATGTGAGCGCTCGAAACAAC GACAATTACAATGCTCTTCACATCGCTGCTATGTACTCGAGGGAGGACGTCGTCAAGTTACTCTTGTCGAAACGGGGCGTCGATCCTTACGCTACTGGAGGG CCGAGACAACAAACCGCGGTGCATCTGGTCGCATCCAGGCAAACCGGTACCGCCACTTCGATACTTCGAGCGTTATTGGCTGCCGCCGGACGGGACATAAGGCTGAAAGTCGACGGA AAAGGGAAGATTCCTCTGCTGTTGGCGGTGGAGGCTGGAAATCAGTCGATGTGTCGGGAATTGTTGTCTCAACAAGCGCCTGATCAACTTCGCGCGACTACTCCGACGGGAGATTCCGCTCTTCATCTGGCAGCCAGGAGGAGGGACATCGACATGGTGCGGATACTGGTGGATTATGGAGCGACTGTGGACATGCAAAAC GGCGACGGGCAAACGGCGTTGCACATCGCGAGCGCCGAGGGTGACGAGACACTGGTGAAATACTTTTACGGTGTCAGGGCATCCGCTTCCATCACCGATCATCAGGATCGAACGCCGATGCACTTGGCAGCGGAAAACGGACACGCTTCCATAATCGAGCTGTTGGCCGACAAATTCAAGGCGAGTATATTCGAGAGGACGAAAGACGGCTCGACGCTGATGCACATAGCCTCGTTGAACGGCCACTCGGAATGCGCGACCATGCTCTTCAAGAAGGGTGTATATTTGCATATGCCGAATAAACGGGGTGCCAGGTCGATTCACACAGCGGCCAAGTATGGCCACGTTGGCATCATAAGCACGCTGTTGCAACGGGGAGAGAAG GTGGACGCGACTACGAACGATAATTATACGGCCCTGCATATCGCGGTGGAGAACGCGAAACCTGCCGTGGTGGAGACTTTGCTAGGATACGGGGCTGAAGTTCACGTGAGGGGTGGAAAGCTTCGAGAGACTCCTCTTCATATAGCAGCTAGGGTTCCTGACGGCGATAGGTGCGCTTTGATGTTGCTTAAATCCGGAGCTGGACCGAATTTGACCACCGACGACGGTCAAACACCGGTACACGTGGCGGCGAGTCACGGGAACTTAGCCACGTTGAAGTTGTTGCTCGAAGATGGCGGTGATCCTATGTACAAATCCAAG CAGAACGGAGAAACCCCGCTGCACTTGGCGTGTAGAGGATGCAAGGCGGACGTGGCGCGTCACCTGATCCAATTCGTGAAGGAGAAAAAGGGTCAGGAAACGGCGACCTCGTACGTCAACAGTTTGACAAACGAGGGATGTAGCGCCCTGCATTACGCTGCCCAGATCGAACCGTCGGAAGTCGAGACGCCCGGGGACGATCGAGCGGTGATTCGTGCCCTCCTCGAAGGTGGTGCCGACGTGTCGTTGCAGACGAAGCAGGCACAAGAGTCGGCCTTCCATCATTGCGCGTTGGCCGGAAACAACGAGGTCTTGTCGGAAATGATAAGCGGTATGTCCGCGACCGAGGTGCAGAAGGCGTTAAATCGTCAGAGCGCGGTCGGATGGACACCGTTGTTGATCGCCGCTCACCGTGGTCACATGGAACTGGTCACCACGCTGCTTGCCAATCACGCAAGAGTGGACGTATTCGATTTAGAGGGCAGATCTGCGTTGCATCTGGCCGCTGAACACGGTTATCTTCAGGTTTGCGACGCGCTGTTAGCGAACAAAGCGTTTATCAATTCCAAGTCCAGAGTGGGTAGAACGGCGTTGCACTTGGCAGCTATGAACGGTTACTCGCATCTCGTCAAGTTTCTCGTGCAGGATCATGGGGCTGCGATAGACGTTCTTACGCTGAGAAAACAGACTCCGCTTCATTTGGCAGCAGGTGCTGGCCAATTGGAAGTGTGCAAGCTTCTACTCGAACTCGGGGCAAGCATAGACGCGACCGACGATCAAGGCCAGAAGCCGATACACGCCGCGGCGATGAACAATTACGCGGAGGTCGCTCAGTTGTTCCTGCAGAGGCATCCCAGTCTGGTGATGGCGTGCACCAAGGACGGGAATACGTGCGCCCACATAGCAGCCATGCAGGGCAGCGTTCGCGTGATCGAAGAATTGATGAAGTTCGATCGGCAAGGTGTCATCTCGGCGAGAAACAAATTGACCGAGGCGACGCCGCTTCAACTGGCTGCCGAGGGAGGACACGCCGAGGTGGTGAAAGCGTTGGTCAGGGCGGGTGCATCCTGCGCCGATGAGAATCGGGCAGGATTCACCGCGGTCCATTTGGCCGCGCAACACGGCCACGGTCAGGTACTCGAAGTTTTGAGATCCTCCCAGTCTCTTCGTATATCCAGCAAGAAGCTCGGCGTTACCGCTCTTCACGTAGCCGCGTACTTTGGTCAAGCTG ATACGGTCCGAGAGTTGTTGACCCACGTTCCGGGCACGGTGAAGTCTGATCCTCCAACCGGTGGTTCGCTCGTAGGAGAATTAGGCAGCGAATCTGGAATGACGCCTTTACATCTGGCTGCCTATTCCGGTAACGAGAACGTCGTACGATTACTGCTGAACTCGGCTGGTGTACAG GTAGAGGCGGCGACCACGGAGAACGGTTTCAATCCTCTTCACTTGGCCTGCTTCGGGGGTCACATCACGGTGGTCGGTCTTCTGTTGAGCAGATCGGCAGAGTTATTGCACAGCTCGGATCGGTACGGCAAAACCGGTCTACATATCGCCGCGACGCACGGTCATTACCAGATGGTCGAAGTACTGCTCGGTCAAGGGGCTGAAATAAACGCGACGGATAAAAATGGTTGGACGCCGCTGCATTGCGCCGCTCGCGCCGGTTATCTCGATGTCGTTAAACTCCTCGTCGAGAGTGGGGCTTCGCCAAAGAGCGAGACCAATCTAGGCAGCGCACCGATTTGGTTCGCCGCCTCGGAGGGTCATAACGACGTGCTCAAGTATCTCATGGAGAAAGAGCACGATACCTATGCACTGATGGAGGATAAGAGG TTCGTTTATAACATGATGGTCTGCAGTAAGAGCAACAACAACAAGCCCATCGAGGAATTCGTGCTGGTATCACCGGCACCGGTAGACACAGCCGCGAAACTCTCCAATATTTACATGAAATTGTCggaaaaggagaaagagagagcgAAGGATTTGATAGCCGCTGGTAAGCAGTGCGAAGCGATGGCCACGGAATTGTTGGCCCTGGCCGCGGGCGCCGATTCGGCCGGAAGGATCCTTACATCGATGGATCGCAGGAACGTGGAATTTTTGGACGTTCTCATCGAGAACGAGCAGAAGGAAGTGATCGCGCATACGGTGGTACAGCGATACCTCCAGGAGCTATGGCAAGGGAGTTTAAACTGGAACGCATTCAGGACGATCCTATTGTTCATCGCGTTCCTCATCTGTCCGCCTGTCTGGGTGGTGTTTGCCCTTCCACTCGGTCACAAGTACAACAACGTGCCCATCATCAAGTTCATGTCCTATCTCACGTCTCACATTTATCTGATGGTCTTCCTTTTGCTGGTCGGCATAATTCCGATATATCCGGTGGTGAGAGCTAGCCTGCTGCCATACTGGTACGAATGGTGTCTCCTCGTGATGCTTTCCGGACTGCTGCTCTTCGAACTGACCAACCCGAGCGACAAAAGCGGACTCGGTTGGATCAAATTGGCGGTCCTGTTGTTCGGCGTCTGCGGTGTCGCGTTCCATCTGATGGGTTTCGTGGTAGTTCACCGACCCTACTGGCCGACCCTGCTTTACCTCAGGAATCAACTGTTCGCACTGAGCTTCTTACTGGCGTGCGTGCAAATCCTCGACTTCCTATCGTTCCATCATCTCTTCGGACCTTGGGCAATCATCATCGGTAACCTGATGAAGGATCTCGCGAGATTTCTCGCTGTGCTGGCCATCTTCGTGTTCGGTTTTTCCATGCACTTCGTAGCGCTGAATCAAGCCTTCAAGAACCAATCGATCCAGGACGCGCGAATAGAGgacagaaagaaaaagggcGCCTTCCAGGACG TTAGACGACACCCTCGAAAAAGTTTACACGACGTGGATCGAAGCTCACGGAACGTCCGGCATGCATCCAACGTTATTCGCAAGCATGGCCAGTCTGTATTAGCATGA